A window of the Chloroflexus sp. Y-396-1 genome harbors these coding sequences:
- the rpsI gene encoding 30S ribosomal protein S9 codes for MEAKRYYQGTGRRKTAVARVRLFPGNGEFIVNGKKPEDYFGRRDLYQYNLRLPLVLTNHLNTFNVLVKVKGGGISSQVGAVRHGIARALLDYDSTLRPTLKQAGLLTRDPRAKERKKVGLKRARKAPQYTKR; via the coding sequence ATGGAAGCCAAGCGCTATTATCAAGGCACTGGCCGTCGCAAAACTGCGGTGGCACGGGTTCGCCTCTTTCCCGGAAATGGGGAGTTTATCGTCAATGGGAAGAAGCCGGAGGATTACTTCGGTCGTCGCGATCTATACCAGTATAACCTCCGTTTACCGCTGGTATTGACAAACCATCTCAATACGTTTAATGTGTTAGTAAAGGTTAAGGGTGGAGGGATTTCCAGTCAGGTTGGCGCTGTTCGCCACGGTATTGCCCGTGCTCTATTAGACTACGACAGCACGCTGCGGCCAACGCTCAAGCAGGCTGGTCTGCTCACCCGTGATCCACGTGCCAAAGAGCGCAAGAAGGTCGGTCTCAAGCGAGCACGCAAGGCGCCACAGTATACAAAGCGCTAA
- a CDS encoding AAA family ATPase yields the protein MSFRLHEVNPTTSSTGTTPNRMPEIPPQPNNIAETGLSMGFLTDHILKVIYFSGAITGQKIEETVKLPFLGVIDKVLEFLKLEEYVDIIGAEGGFSERSFQYVITAKGRNKVHEVIDRNQYAGPAPVPLQQYVEVTLRQSIGELVIDQATIRKAFSHLVVSEKMLDKIGPAANSARSLFLYGPPGNGKTTIAEGIANLLGGLVIIPYAVEVDGQIIKVFDPLNHQVVQMNEVGHADLPPTPFGSAIAPAPTTYPDARWVVCKRPRVMVGGELELEQLELIFDPVSKVYEAPFQMKANGGLFLIDDFGRQKCRPQDLLNRWIVPLEKKVDFLALQTGKKIQVPFDVLIVFSTNLNPKDLVDDAFLRRIRHKIEVPNPTPTEFRAIFQLVCKSKRIPYSDEGLRYLIQEHYMKVGRELRACHPRDLCDQILDEAKYRGIPPAMSRELIDRACEAYFVKLG from the coding sequence ATGAGCTTCCGTTTGCATGAAGTCAATCCAACGACCAGCTCAACCGGTACCACGCCTAACCGAATGCCTGAAATACCACCGCAACCAAACAATATTGCAGAAACCGGGTTATCAATGGGGTTTTTGACCGATCACATCTTGAAGGTGATCTACTTTTCAGGGGCAATTACCGGTCAAAAAATTGAAGAAACGGTGAAACTGCCATTTCTCGGTGTTATTGATAAGGTTCTTGAGTTTCTCAAACTTGAGGAATACGTTGATATTATCGGCGCCGAGGGCGGTTTTAGTGAGCGATCTTTTCAGTATGTCATTACTGCCAAAGGTCGCAATAAAGTTCACGAGGTGATTGATCGCAATCAGTACGCCGGGCCGGCGCCGGTGCCGCTTCAGCAGTATGTTGAAGTAACCCTCCGGCAAAGTATCGGCGAACTGGTTATCGATCAGGCAACCATTCGCAAAGCCTTTAGCCATCTAGTTGTTAGTGAGAAGATGCTTGATAAAATCGGCCCGGCAGCCAATTCAGCCCGTTCACTCTTCTTGTATGGCCCACCAGGGAACGGCAAGACCACCATTGCCGAGGGTATTGCCAATCTGCTCGGTGGTCTGGTCATTATTCCCTATGCTGTCGAGGTCGATGGTCAAATTATCAAAGTCTTCGACCCCTTAAACCATCAGGTTGTGCAGATGAACGAAGTCGGTCATGCCGACCTACCCCCAACGCCGTTTGGTTCAGCCATCGCTCCGGCACCAACTACCTATCCTGATGCGCGATGGGTGGTGTGTAAGCGACCGCGCGTGATGGTTGGTGGTGAACTTGAACTGGAACAACTTGAACTGATCTTCGATCCGGTTTCAAAGGTTTATGAAGCGCCATTTCAGATGAAAGCAAATGGTGGTCTCTTTCTGATCGATGACTTTGGTCGGCAGAAGTGTCGGCCACAAGACCTGCTTAATCGCTGGATCGTGCCACTGGAAAAGAAGGTCGATTTTCTTGCTTTGCAAACCGGTAAGAAGATTCAGGTGCCGTTTGATGTGTTGATCGTCTTCTCGACCAACCTCAACCCGAAAGACTTGGTCGATGATGCCTTTCTTCGCCGCATCCGTCATAAGATCGAGGTTCCCAACCCAACACCCACCGAATTCCGGGCAATTTTTCAGCTTGTTTGTAAGAGCAAGCGCATTCCTTACAGTGATGAAGGCCTGCGTTATCTTATCCAAGAGCATTACATGAAGGTTGGGCGCGAATTACGAGCGTGTCACCCACGTGATTTGTGTGACCAGATACTAGATGAAGCCAAATACCGTGGCATTCCACCGGCTATGTCGCGCGAGTTGATCGACCGTGCCTGTGAAGCCTATTTCGTTAAGTTAGGCTGA
- the rsmD gene encoding 16S rRNA (guanine(966)-N(2))-methyltransferase RsmD yields the protein MRVITGKAKGHRLKAPKGLGTRPMLDRVKEALFSVLEGYGPIRGAVLDLYAGTGSLGIECLSRGADSADFVERNAHVCSIIAENLRHTHFEQQAHIYHMPVDRFLHRQRGIGRYDIIIMDPPYADPNIEITMQLVAKSGVGKEGSLLIVGHSPRVELADDYPGLHRIKFRRLGDSCFSIYELTAVMMPESDQ from the coding sequence ATGCGAGTTATTACCGGAAAAGCTAAGGGCCACCGACTAAAAGCACCGAAGGGCCTTGGTACTCGCCCTATGCTTGATCGGGTGAAAGAAGCACTCTTTTCGGTGCTCGAAGGGTACGGTCCAATTCGCGGTGCGGTCCTTGATCTCTACGCTGGTACCGGATCACTCGGTATTGAGTGTCTGTCGCGCGGCGCTGATAGCGCTGATTTCGTTGAGCGAAATGCGCATGTCTGTTCCATCATTGCTGAAAACTTGCGCCATACCCACTTTGAACAGCAGGCCCATATCTATCACATGCCGGTGGATCGATTTTTGCATCGTCAACGTGGTATTGGACGCTATGATATAATCATCATGGATCCACCTTACGCTGACCCGAACATCGAGATAACGATGCAACTCGTGGCAAAGAGTGGTGTGGGGAAGGAAGGTAGTCTCCTGATTGTTGGTCATTCACCACGAGTAGAACTGGCCGATGATTATCCAGGGCTGCACCGAATCAAGTTTCGGCGTCTAGGAGACTCGTGCTTCTCGATTTATGAACTGACAGCGGTCATGATGCCAGAGTCCGATCAGTAA
- the fabG gene encoding 3-oxoacyl-ACP reductase FabG, which produces MELRGQVAIITGGARGIGRATTIELANAGARVLINYQRSAGAAEALAAEIVAAGGDAFAYQADVADEQAVTGMVQAVLDHWGKIDILVNNAGITADAPLARLRPEQWQHVIETDLTSVFLCCRSVIPAMQRAGYGRIVSVSSLAALAGNVGQTNYAAAKAGIIGLSRSLAREVARDGITVNVVAPGYIETDMVETVPETLRAWALQAIAIGRFGRPEEVSAAIRFLVSPRASYITGHVLTIDGGWVMP; this is translated from the coding sequence ATGGAATTGCGCGGTCAAGTCGCTATCATTACCGGTGGGGCGCGTGGGATTGGGCGCGCCACGACGATTGAGCTTGCTAATGCCGGTGCCCGCGTACTCATCAACTATCAGCGGAGTGCCGGTGCTGCTGAGGCATTAGCAGCCGAGATTGTTGCGGCAGGCGGTGATGCTTTTGCGTATCAGGCAGACGTAGCTGACGAACAGGCAGTAACCGGTATGGTGCAGGCAGTACTTGATCACTGGGGAAAGATTGATATTTTGGTCAATAATGCCGGCATTACTGCTGATGCACCGCTAGCCCGGCTTCGGCCAGAACAGTGGCAGCACGTGATTGAAACTGACCTGACCTCGGTGTTTTTGTGTTGTCGTTCGGTTATACCGGCAATGCAACGTGCCGGCTACGGACGCATCGTGTCGGTAAGTTCACTGGCAGCATTGGCGGGAAACGTTGGGCAGACCAACTATGCTGCCGCCAAGGCAGGGATCATTGGTTTGAGCCGTTCTCTGGCCCGCGAAGTGGCTCGCGATGGGATCACGGTCAATGTCGTTGCACCCGGTTACATTGAGACTGACATGGTAGAGACCGTGCCTGAGACGTTGCGAGCGTGGGCCTTACAGGCTATTGCAATAGGCCGATTTGGTCGTCCAGAAGAGGTTTCTGCTGCGATCCGCTTTCTCGTTTCACCTCGGGCTTCATACATTACCGGCCACGTCTTAACGATTGACGGTGGTTGGGTGATGCCTTGA
- a CDS encoding CpaF family protein encodes MSLFKRLGNQPQPEPTPTAASTPPPTAAAVAPAPPPPPPVTTPATPTPARPRVQDATPANDQKRMLELSLWIVDRIQASLGNQTELKRSPETERLLQERFARIYQQANVHLSDQDVKKLFAMVCDELFGFGPLQPLLDDDTISEVMVNGPNKVYIEQKGKLKLTDVRFASDEHVLKIIDRIIRPLGRRIDRKWPMVDARLPDGSRVNAIIPPCAIDGSTITIRKFSKNKLKVDDLIRFGSMTPEMAEFLRACVVSRLNIVVAGGTGSGKTTLLNVLSNFIPEDERIITIEDSAELQLAQDHVVRLEAKPPEIDGTGRVTIRDLVINSLRMRPERIVIGECRGGETLDMLQAMNTGHDGSLTTLHANTPRDAIARMETMALMAGMEMPLKVIREQIASAIDLIVQQTRLEDGSRKVAYITEVQGMEGDTVVLQDIFKLEILGKTGEGKIIAELRPTGVRPKFTPRLEAHGFKLPPSIFGAQIPGQRVRR; translated from the coding sequence ATGTCGCTGTTCAAACGTCTCGGTAATCAACCGCAACCGGAGCCTACGCCAACTGCTGCTTCTACACCACCACCCACAGCGGCTGCCGTTGCACCAGCTCCCCCGCCGCCCCCGCCGGTGACAACCCCTGCCACACCGACACCCGCCCGTCCAAGGGTGCAAGATGCTACGCCGGCCAATGATCAGAAGCGGATGCTTGAACTCTCGCTTTGGATCGTTGACCGGATTCAAGCCTCTCTAGGTAATCAGACTGAATTAAAGCGTTCACCAGAAACAGAGCGACTTCTGCAAGAGCGTTTCGCCCGTATCTATCAGCAGGCAAATGTCCACCTCTCTGATCAGGACGTGAAAAAGCTCTTCGCAATGGTTTGCGATGAGCTGTTTGGCTTCGGCCCACTGCAACCGTTGCTCGATGATGATACGATTTCAGAGGTGATGGTCAACGGCCCCAATAAAGTGTACATCGAGCAAAAGGGAAAACTAAAGCTCACCGACGTGCGTTTTGCCTCCGATGAACACGTGTTGAAAATCATTGATCGAATTATCCGCCCGCTTGGACGCCGTATTGACCGCAAATGGCCAATGGTTGATGCCCGTCTCCCCGATGGCTCCCGTGTCAATGCGATCATTCCACCATGTGCGATTGATGGCTCGACAATCACAATTCGTAAGTTCTCGAAGAATAAGTTGAAAGTCGATGATCTGATTCGCTTCGGTTCGATGACGCCTGAGATGGCTGAATTTCTCCGCGCATGTGTCGTCTCACGGCTGAATATTGTGGTCGCCGGCGGTACCGGTTCTGGTAAGACGACTCTCCTCAATGTGCTCTCGAACTTTATTCCTGAAGACGAGCGCATCATCACGATAGAAGATAGTGCCGAGTTGCAACTAGCCCAGGATCACGTAGTACGCCTTGAAGCGAAACCACCAGAGATTGACGGAACCGGCCGAGTGACCATCCGTGATTTGGTGATCAACTCACTCCGTATGCGGCCCGAACGAATCGTGATCGGTGAGTGTCGCGGTGGTGAAACGCTCGACATGTTGCAGGCGATGAATACTGGTCACGACGGCTCCCTGACCACTTTGCACGCCAATACCCCACGTGATGCCATTGCTCGTATGGAGACGATGGCGCTGATGGCCGGTATGGAAATGCCGCTCAAGGTGATCCGTGAGCAGATTGCCTCAGCTATCGATCTAATCGTGCAACAGACTCGCCTTGAAGATGGTTCACGCAAAGTCGCTTACATTACCGAAGTTCAGGGCATGGAGGGTGATACCGTCGTCTTGCAAGATATCTTTAAGCTCGAAATCCTGGGTAAGACGGGTGAAGGAAAGATTATTGCTGAACTACGCCCGACGGGAGTACGGCCGAAGTTTACGCCCCGCCTGGAAGCGCATGGCTTCAAGCTGCCACCAAGCATTTTCGGCGCCCAAATCCCTGGTCAGCGTGTTCGGCGCTAG
- the coaD gene encoding pantetheine-phosphate adenylyltransferase, with protein sequence MRIAIYPGSFDPVTYAHLDIARRATRIFDRVIMAVFDRPQKKLLFSTAERLHLLRVATADLERVEAMSYETLTVDFARMVGACAIVRGLRAASDFEAEFQMAQVNQTIDPGIEVVVLMAGRQFAHISSTAVREMASLGRDPVEFAPPVVVAALRDKFAQRG encoded by the coding sequence ATGCGCATCGCAATCTACCCCGGCAGTTTCGATCCGGTTACATACGCTCATCTCGATATTGCCCGCCGTGCAACACGGATCTTTGACCGTGTCATTATGGCAGTGTTTGATCGTCCGCAGAAGAAGCTGCTCTTTTCGACTGCCGAACGACTCCATCTATTGCGCGTTGCCACTGCCGATCTCGAACGGGTGGAGGCGATGAGCTATGAAACGCTGACGGTTGACTTTGCCCGGATGGTAGGTGCATGCGCAATTGTACGTGGCCTCCGTGCAGCGAGTGACTTCGAGGCTGAATTTCAAATGGCTCAGGTGAATCAGACTATTGATCCAGGCATCGAAGTCGTTGTGCTAATGGCCGGTCGGCAATTTGCCCATATCAGTTCAACGGCAGTACGCGAAATGGCCAGTCTGGGACGCGACCCGGTGGAATTCGCACCGCCAGTCGTTGTTGCGGCCTTGCGCGACAAGTTCGCACAGAGGGGGTGA
- the rplM gene encoding 50S ribosomal protein L13, whose translation MKTYHQKPSEVQRDWYVIDASGKVLGRLATQISTLLRGKHKPTFTPSVDGGDFVIVVNAEKIILTGRKPDQKIYYRHTGYPGGLKATPYKMMLAKHPDRILRLAVKRMLPKNRMGRRLLSKLRIYAGPNHPHAAQQPKPYIPR comes from the coding sequence GTGAAGACCTATCATCAAAAACCATCAGAAGTGCAGCGCGACTGGTATGTCATCGATGCGAGTGGTAAGGTGCTCGGTCGACTGGCAACGCAGATTAGTACTCTGCTGCGCGGGAAACACAAACCAACCTTCACACCGTCAGTTGACGGTGGAGATTTTGTGATCGTGGTGAATGCCGAGAAAATTATCTTGACCGGACGGAAACCCGATCAGAAAATCTACTATCGCCACACCGGTTATCCGGGAGGTCTCAAAGCGACACCTTACAAGATGATGCTGGCAAAGCATCCCGATCGAATTTTACGCCTGGCGGTAAAGCGGATGTTACCCAAAAACCGCATGGGTCGCCGATTGTTGAGCAAGCTGCGCATTTACGCTGGGCCAAACCACCCGCACGCGGCGCAGCAACCAAAACCCTATATTCCGCGCTAA
- the rpmF gene encoding 50S ribosomal protein L32 yields the protein MGAVPKRKVSRHRRGNRRRHLALTPPVLVSCPRCGELMRAHRVCLSCGYYKGRQVLDITAE from the coding sequence ATGGGAGCAGTACCAAAACGAAAAGTATCGCGTCATCGACGCGGTAATCGGCGGCGACATTTGGCCCTCACCCCACCGGTGCTGGTGTCTTGCCCACGCTGCGGCGAACTGATGCGGGCGCATCGCGTATGCCTCTCTTGTGGGTATTATAAGGGCCGGCAGGTACTCGACATTACTGCTGAATAG
- a CDS encoding NAD(P)/FAD-dependent oxidoreductase, whose translation MDGSQLPIIVVGGGLGGLAAAIRLASQGRRVILCEKNERPGGKLNIHQAAGYTFDTGPSLLTMPWVIRDLFTVANRRMEDYLCLEQVEPTCRYFWSDGTRFDAWQRLPQLIQEIERLSPVDVPNFFRFMAHTARIYDAVADPFLLKPFDGLRELITPSLLRHALRIDALRSVDAAVRSFFRSPYLRQIFNRYATYNGSSPYRSPATFNLIAYIELAEGGWYVRGGMYQLAIALTRLATEMGVEIRLQTLVTRIMVERGRACGVRLADGATLPAAAVVVNADPRYAYEQLLPDSRTEAKRIARLEPSYSGVVLFLGVEGDFPQLAHHNIFFSNDYPTEFHAIVHERQPALDPTIYVAVTCRSDPAHAPPGHLNLFVLVNAPADDGRVNWDAVIPAYRDHIIAKLETMGLSGLRRSIRYMHYWTPHDLAKRYNAALGAIYGISSNSPFAAFARPPLRARRIRHLYFVGGGTHPGGGIPLVLLSGRAVAARVATDVPV comes from the coding sequence ATGGACGGATCCCAACTCCCTATCATCGTTGTAGGCGGTGGTCTAGGCGGTCTGGCTGCGGCCATCAGACTGGCCAGTCAGGGCCGCCGAGTCATTCTCTGTGAGAAGAATGAGCGCCCCGGCGGAAAGTTGAACATCCACCAGGCTGCCGGTTATACCTTCGATACCGGACCCTCATTGCTGACAATGCCGTGGGTTATTCGTGATCTCTTTACGGTGGCTAATCGGCGGATGGAAGATTATCTTTGTCTGGAACAGGTCGAGCCGACCTGTCGTTACTTCTGGTCTGATGGTACCCGCTTTGATGCATGGCAACGATTACCCCAGTTAATCCAGGAAATTGAACGCCTCAGCCCGGTAGATGTCCCGAACTTTTTCCGCTTTATGGCGCATACGGCCCGCATCTACGACGCCGTTGCCGATCCATTTCTGTTAAAGCCATTTGATGGTCTACGGGAACTGATCACACCCTCGTTACTCCGCCATGCGCTTCGCATCGATGCGCTGCGGAGTGTGGATGCTGCGGTTCGTTCATTCTTCCGCAGTCCGTACCTGCGCCAAATCTTTAATCGTTATGCGACCTACAATGGGTCATCACCATATCGCTCACCGGCTACCTTCAACCTGATCGCCTATATCGAGCTTGCTGAAGGTGGCTGGTATGTGCGTGGTGGAATGTACCAATTGGCAATTGCCTTGACCCGGCTGGCAACCGAAATGGGGGTTGAGATACGTCTCCAGACCCTGGTGACCAGGATCATGGTCGAACGCGGTAGAGCATGTGGTGTGCGGCTAGCTGATGGCGCGACCCTCCCAGCCGCAGCAGTGGTGGTAAATGCCGACCCGCGTTACGCTTACGAACAGCTCCTGCCAGATAGCAGAACGGAAGCAAAACGCATCGCTCGTCTCGAACCATCGTACAGCGGTGTCGTGCTCTTCCTCGGTGTCGAAGGAGACTTTCCGCAATTGGCGCATCACAACATCTTTTTCAGCAATGACTATCCTACCGAATTCCATGCAATTGTCCATGAACGTCAACCGGCGCTTGACCCGACTATCTACGTTGCAGTCACGTGCCGTTCTGACCCCGCGCATGCGCCGCCTGGTCATCTAAACCTGTTTGTGCTGGTCAATGCACCGGCCGACGATGGTCGGGTCAATTGGGATGCAGTAATACCTGCCTATCGCGATCACATCATTGCGAAACTGGAAACAATGGGGTTAAGCGGCTTACGCCGGTCCATTCGTTATATGCATTACTGGACACCTCACGATCTGGCCAAACGCTACAACGCTGCGCTGGGCGCTATTTACGGCATCAGCTCAAATTCACCCTTTGCCGCCTTTGCCCGTCCGCCATTGCGCGCACGCCGGATACGCCACCTCTACTTTGTTGGCGGTGGTACCCATCCGGGCGGAGGTATCCCTCTCGTCCTGTTGTCTGGGCGAGCGGTTGCAGCGCGAGTTGCGACGGATGTACCGGTTTAA
- the fabD gene encoding ACP S-malonyltransferase — MSIAWVFPGQGSQVVGMGRDLISVSPAARRIFATADEILDYPLSELCFSGPEADLTATENAQPALLTTSMALLAAMQELLGDRLEQPIVVAGHSLGEFSALVAGGALDFTTALRLVRRRGELMAAAHEGSMAAIIGLGADMLEQICQEVSAALQNEHAHGTVVIANYNAPDQLVISGSVVAVEHASMLAKSRGAKRVIPLKVSAAFHSPLMIEAAEGMAQALTNATVYNLTIPLIANVTAEPLYHADDVRREIVAQVVAPVRWIASIQRMVALGVETFIEIGPGKVLTGLIRRIVPGARLINLGTFADIQSLTAMQLV; from the coding sequence ATGAGCATTGCATGGGTATTTCCGGGACAGGGATCGCAAGTTGTAGGTATGGGTCGTGATTTGATCTCGGTATCGCCCGCAGCACGTCGGATCTTTGCAACAGCCGATGAGATACTCGATTACCCGTTGAGTGAGTTGTGTTTTAGTGGACCGGAAGCCGACCTCACTGCCACCGAAAACGCCCAACCGGCCCTACTGACAACCAGTATGGCCTTGCTGGCGGCAATGCAGGAATTACTGGGAGACCGACTTGAACAACCGATCGTCGTTGCCGGGCACAGTCTGGGTGAATTTTCAGCGCTGGTAGCGGGTGGTGCACTCGATTTTACTACTGCCCTGCGTCTGGTGCGCCGGCGTGGTGAGTTGATGGCAGCAGCTCATGAAGGAAGTATGGCTGCAATTATCGGGTTGGGCGCCGATATGCTCGAGCAGATCTGTCAGGAGGTAAGTGCTGCGCTCCAAAATGAACATGCTCACGGCACAGTAGTGATTGCCAACTACAATGCGCCTGACCAACTGGTGATTAGTGGGAGTGTGGTAGCCGTAGAGCACGCCAGCATGCTGGCTAAAAGTCGTGGGGCAAAGCGGGTCATCCCCCTCAAGGTCAGCGCAGCCTTCCACTCTCCCTTAATGATTGAGGCTGCGGAAGGGATGGCCCAGGCGCTTACCAATGCAACCGTCTATAATCTTACCATCCCCCTCATTGCCAATGTGACAGCCGAGCCGCTCTACCACGCCGATGATGTTCGACGGGAAATCGTCGCCCAGGTCGTAGCTCCGGTACGCTGGATCGCATCGATCCAACGGATGGTTGCGCTCGGTGTAGAGACCTTTATTGAAATCGGGCCGGGGAAGGTATTAACCGGTCTGATCCGGCGCATTGTTCCTGGCGCGCGCTTGATCAATCTCGGAACATTTGCAGATATACAGTCGCTCACTGCAATGCAACTGGTATAG
- a CDS encoding DUF177 domain-containing protein, which yields MTALRFNLAQLLREEIGARRDISFSEAALPLDEELTLRNISGRVRLTRTAAGVYAQVTVHGVVTLTCVRSLELFDYDLDLDFSDQFYAAVDVVNGHRLPQPVEDDPFMLDELHHIDIGEAIRSYALINLPMNPIAPAYRDQPVNYTVASEGIEDDDTLVDDRFAALREWAERQRNQN from the coding sequence ATGACTGCATTACGATTCAATCTCGCGCAATTGTTACGCGAAGAGATAGGTGCACGACGCGATATTTCTTTCAGCGAAGCGGCTTTACCGCTCGATGAGGAGTTGACGCTGCGGAACATTTCGGGTCGTGTCCGTCTGACCCGTACTGCGGCTGGTGTCTATGCCCAGGTGACAGTTCATGGTGTCGTGACGTTGACCTGTGTCCGTTCACTCGAATTGTTTGATTATGATCTTGACCTTGATTTCAGCGACCAGTTTTATGCGGCCGTTGATGTTGTTAATGGTCACCGATTACCGCAACCCGTTGAGGATGATCCATTCATGCTCGACGAGTTGCATCATATTGATATAGGGGAAGCGATCCGTAGCTATGCGCTGATCAATCTGCCGATGAATCCGATCGCACCAGCATATCGTGATCAACCGGTCAATTATACGGTTGCATCGGAGGGGATTGAAGATGACGATACGCTGGTTGATGATCGCTTTGCCGCTTTACGTGAATGGGCTGAACGACAACGTAACCAAAATTAA
- a CDS encoding beta-ketoacyl-ACP synthase III, translating to MSRERYAAVVGWGMAVPQRLITNDELAQRIDTSDEWIRTRTGIRERRVAGPGESTSTLATAAGREALVMAGIEPSTIDTVIVATCTPDRPFPATACTVQANLQIPRAAAFDLAAACSGFVYGLTVATSLIKSGVSRRLLLIGADIFTHYINWNDRNTCVLFGDGAGAVVLEATDEPLGLLTSHLSADGNLEDLMAVDAGGTRMPLTAELLAEGRQYVYMYGREIFKHAVREMSDSALQVLQAVGLTVDDIALVIPHQANVRIIDAVARRLEIPPERVMINLDRYGNTSAASIPIALYEAACQERIKAGDYVLLMAFGGGLTWGAGLVRWGKPARSAC from the coding sequence GTGAGCAGGGAACGTTATGCAGCAGTGGTCGGCTGGGGGATGGCTGTTCCGCAACGTCTGATTACCAACGATGAACTGGCACAACGGATAGATACGTCCGATGAGTGGATCCGTACTCGTACCGGTATCCGTGAACGGCGAGTGGCCGGGCCTGGTGAGAGTACTTCCACGCTGGCAACTGCTGCTGGCCGTGAAGCACTGGTGATGGCTGGTATTGAACCCTCTACGATCGATACGGTCATCGTGGCAACCTGTACTCCTGATCGGCCATTTCCTGCTACTGCCTGTACAGTGCAGGCTAACTTGCAAATTCCGCGTGCAGCAGCGTTTGATCTAGCAGCGGCATGTAGTGGCTTTGTCTATGGGCTTACGGTTGCAACCAGTTTAATCAAGAGCGGTGTGAGTCGTCGTTTATTGCTGATCGGTGCCGACATTTTTACGCACTATATCAACTGGAATGACCGCAATACCTGTGTCTTATTTGGTGACGGCGCTGGCGCGGTCGTGTTGGAAGCCACTGATGAACCACTCGGTCTCTTGACGTCACATCTGAGTGCCGATGGGAATCTGGAAGACCTGATGGCCGTTGATGCCGGTGGTACCCGCATGCCGCTTACTGCTGAGTTGCTGGCTGAAGGTCGCCAGTATGTGTATATGTATGGACGGGAAATTTTTAAACACGCAGTGCGTGAGATGAGCGACTCGGCGTTACAAGTACTTCAAGCGGTCGGGTTGACCGTTGACGATATTGCCTTGGTGATCCCTCATCAAGCTAATGTGCGAATTATTGACGCGGTCGCTCGTCGGCTCGAAATTCCACCAGAGCGTGTGATGATCAATCTTGACCGGTACGGCAATACGTCGGCAGCCTCAATCCCAATTGCCCTCTACGAAGCTGCCTGTCAGGAACGGATAAAGGCGGGTGATTATGTGTTGTTGATGGCATTCGGTGGTGGTCTTACGTGGGGGGCGGGTCTGGTACGTTGGGGAAAACCAGCACGCTCAGCGTGTTGA
- a CDS encoding 3-oxoacyl-ACP reductase family protein, translated as MIDFQGQVAIVTGGSGGIGQTIVRGLARYGARVLVGYHSDDTAASDVVATAHALGSDAAALAVDVREPDSGTILVTAALERWGQLDILINCAGVADYGPLREISSERWRQTIQTNLTGIYHTCRAALRPMMQQRYGRIVNLAALYGVSGFPGQADFAAAAGGIIGLTRSLAREAAPWQITVNAVAPGMIETDLITVIPQAIQQWSAGIIALRRLGKPEEVAAAVLFLASPVASYITGQTLMVDGGWTMA; from the coding sequence ATGATCGACTTTCAAGGACAAGTAGCAATTGTTACCGGCGGTTCAGGGGGGATCGGGCAGACAATTGTTCGTGGATTGGCCCGCTATGGCGCTCGTGTGCTGGTTGGATACCATTCGGATGATACCGCAGCTAGTGATGTGGTAGCGACAGCTCATGCGCTTGGTAGTGACGCAGCAGCCTTGGCTGTCGATGTACGGGAGCCTGACAGTGGCACTATACTGGTAACAGCAGCACTGGAACGCTGGGGGCAGCTTGACATTTTGATTAACTGTGCTGGTGTTGCCGATTATGGCCCGCTGCGTGAGATAAGTAGCGAGCGCTGGCGGCAAACAATCCAGACTAATCTTACCGGTATATACCATACCTGTCGTGCAGCGCTACGCCCAATGATGCAGCAGCGGTATGGTCGTATTGTAAATCTGGCGGCTCTCTACGGTGTGTCCGGCTTTCCAGGACAGGCCGATTTCGCTGCGGCCGCAGGGGGAATCATTGGTTTGACGCGGTCTCTGGCGCGCGAAGCAGCACCATGGCAGATCACGGTAAATGCGGTCGCACCGGGCATGATCGAGACCGACCTCATCACCGTGATACCGCAAGCTATTCAACAGTGGAGCGCAGGAATTATCGCCTTACGTCGACTGGGTAAGCCCGAAGAAGTTGCTGCGGCTGTCCTCTTTCTTGCTTCACCAGTTGCTTCGTATATCACCGGGCAAACCTTAATGGTTGATGGCGGCTGGACGATGGCATAG